In the genome of Streptomyces fagopyri, the window AACGCCCTGATGCGGAAGCGGGGTCTCGCCCCGGTCGCCGTCCCGGCCGACACGGACTACACGATGCTCCTCGAACGCCGGGGCATCGGCCTCGCCCACGAGAAGCTCAGGAGCGAGCGGCCGCTCAGCGTGCGGGACATCGTCACCTATCTCGCCCACAGCCGGGTCACCGAGCAGCGCGCCTCCGAGCAGATGGACCTGCTGCGCAGGCACTTCGCGGACCATCCCGAGCTCGGCCGCGCCGTCCGCATGATCTCCGACGACGAGGACCGCCATCTCGCCTACTGCCACGAGGAACTGCTGCGCTTCGCCTCGGCCGGGCACGGCCGCGCCATCCAGGGGACGCTGCGCGCCTGCGCGCTCGCCGAGATCCGCGTCTACCGGGACGTGAGCCTCGCGGTGACGGCCCACATGGGGCGCATCCTCGGCTGGCCCCGGACCAAGGCGGCGACGCTCACCGCCGGTGTCCACGCCGTCTACGCCTACGAGCGGGCGGGCGGCTGGCGCCGCATGGTCTCCCTGAGGATGCCCGACCGGCGTGACGCGCTGGGCGGTCCCCCGGCGGCGGCGCACGAGTTCGCGTGATCCGCGGCCGGGTGGACCTCCGGCTCGGGCGCTCCCCCCGTCGCCGCTCCGCGTACCCGCTCCGCGCTCCCGCCGACACGCCGATCGCGGGCGCTCCCGCCGTGGCGCCTGGGACCCGGGCGCTCCCGCCGCCTGCCGGGGCCCCGGGGCGCTCCCGCCGTCGTGCCCGCGGCTCGGCGTTCCCCCGTCGCCGCTCCGTGCGTGAGCGAACTCGTCGCTACAGCCAGCCCCTCCGCTTGAAGAGCCGGTACAGCAGGATCTCCAGCGTGATCATCCCCAGGACCACCGCCGGGTACCCCCACAGCCAGTGCAGCTCCGGCATGTGGTCGAAGTTCATGCCGTAGACGCCGGCGATCAGGGTGGGGACCGCGGCCATCGCCGCCCACGCGGAGATCTTCCGCATGTCGTCGTTCTGCCGCACGCTCATCTGCGCGAGATGCGCCGAGAGGATGTCCGACACCAGCCGGTCCAGACCCTCCACCGACTCGTTCACCCGCGTCAGATGGTCGTTGACGTCCCGGAAGAAGGGCTGCGCCGCGGCGTTCACGAACGGCACCGCGGTTCCGGTCGCGCCGGTTCCGGCGAGCCGGGTCAGCGGCACGGCCAGCGGACCCGTCGCCCGGCGGAACTCCATGACCTGCCGCTTGAAGGCGTAGATCCTGGACGCGGTGTTCCGCGAGCCCCCGACGGACGGCGAGAAGACCTCGGCCTCCAGTTCCTCCAGGTCGGCGCCCAGCTCGGTCGCCACCTCCAGGTAGTGGTCCACCGTGGCGTCGGCGATCGAGTAGAGCACCGTCGTCGGCCCGCGCCGCAGCGACTCGGGATCCGCCTCCAGACGGCGTCGTACGGCCGCGAGCGGTGAACTCTCGCCGTGCCGGACGGTCACCACGAACGAATCCCCGACGAAGACCATCACCTCGCCCGCGGTGACGACGTCACTCTCCGGCTCGTAGCAGACCGGCTTGAGGACCATGAACAGCGAGTCGTCGTAGACCTCCAGCTTGGGCCGCTGGTGCGCCTTCAACGCGTCCTCGACCGCCAGCGGATGCAGTCCGAACTCGCTGCTCACGAGATCGAACTCCTGTTCCGTCGGTTCGTTCAGCCCGATCCAGACGAACGCGTCGCCCTCGGCGCGCGCCGTGTCCAGGGCGTCGGAGAGGTCCTCGGGGCCTTCGGTCCGGCGCCCGGCGCGGTAGATGGCCCAGTCGACGATCACGGAGCGTATTCTCCCGCCGCCCCGGCCGGCGCGCACGCCGGGGCGGCGGTTGTCCACAGGCCCCGCCGGGTCCGGGCGTCACCCGTTTACGCTGGTTCGCATGCCCACCCTGATCCTCGTCCGGCACGGACGCTCGACCGCCAACACCGCGGGTCTGCTCGCCGGCTGGACCCCCGGCGTCGCCCTCGACGAGCGCGGGGCCCAGCAGGCCGCGGCGCTGCCCGGGCGGCTCGCCGCGCTGCCGCTCTCCGAAGTCGTCACCAGCCCCCTGCAGCGCTGTCAGGAGACCGTGCAGCCGCTGCTCGACGCCCGGCCCGAGCTGCGCGCGCACACCGACGAGCGCATCGGCGAGGCGCACTACGGCGACTGGTCCGGCCGCAAGCTCGCCGAGCTGAGGGACGAGCCGCTGATGGAGGTCGTCCAGGCGCATCCGTCCGCGGCCGCCTTCCCCGGCGGCGAGTCGATGCGCGCCATGCAGACCCGTGCCGCCGAGGCGGTACGCGAGTGGAACGCGCGCGTGGAGCGCGACCACGGCAGCGACGCCGTCTACCTCATGTGTTCGCACGGCGACATCATCAAGTCCCTCGTCGCCGACGCACTCGGACTTCACCTGGATCTCTTCCAGCGGATCTCTGTGGAACCGTGTTCCATCACCGCGATCCGCTACACACGACTGCGTCCGTTCCTCGTCCGCCTCGGGGACACCGGCGATCTCGCCTCCCTGGCGCCGCGCGAGGAGCCCCCGAGCGGCGACGCCCCGGTCGGGGGCGGTGCGGGCGCACCGTGATCGTCGGCCGCAGTAGGGTGAAGCGGTCGAAGCAGCGCATCAGTTGTCAGCAAGTCGTCAGCAACCGATGCGGGCCGACGCAGTCAGCCGGTCCGCATGCCGAATCCAATGGAGACAGGACGTGTCCCGTCAGGTGTTCCTCTACGACCCCCCGGACCGTTTCGTGGCCGGTACGGTCGGGTTGCCCGGGCGCCGTACCTTCTTCCTGCAGGCCTCCTCGGGCCCCCGGGTGACCAGCGTGGCGCTGGAGAAGACCCAGGTCGCCGCACTCGCCGAACGCATGGACGAACTCCTCGACGAGGTCGTACGGCGTACCGGCGGCATCGCCCCGGTCCCGGCCGTCGCCTCGGGCGAGGTGTCCGACACCGCCCCCCTCGACACGCCCGTCGAGGAGGAGTTCCGGGTCGGCACCATGGCGCTGGCCTGGGACGGTGACGAGCAGCGCATGATCGTCGAGGCGCAGGCCCTCGTGGAACTCGACGCCGACTCCGACGAGGACCTCGCCGACGCCGAGGAACGGCTCCTCCAGGACGAGGAGAACGGTCCGCCGATGCTCCGCGTCCGGCTCACCGGCGCGCAGGCCCGGGCCTTCGCCAAGCGCGCCCTCGATGTCGTCAACGCCGGCCGGCCGCCCTGCCCGCTGTGCAGCCTCCCGCTCGACCCGGAAGGACACGTATGTCCGCGCCAGAACGGATACCGCCGCGGAGCGTGACCACGGCCGACCTGCTCGCCCAGGGCGAGCTGAAGGTGCGCGGACAGATCCGTGAGGCCTCGAACGCGGTGCTGTACTGCTCCGTCTCGTACGAGGGCCGCGACGCGTTCTGCGTCTACAAGCCCGTCGCCGGGGAGCGCCCCCTGTGGGACTTCCCGGACGGGACCCTGGCGCAGCGCGAGGTCGCCGCGTACGAGGTCTCCGAGGCGACCGGATGGGGGCTGGTGCCGACCACCGTGCTGCGCGACGGACCCTACGGCGAGGGCATGTGCCAGCTGTGGGTCGAGGCGTCCCCGGAGGACGACGGGGCCGGTCTGCTCGCCCTGGTGGACGACGAGGAGCCCGCGGAGGGCTGGAAGGCCATCGGCTTCGCCGAGGTGGGCGAGGGCCGTACGGCGCTGCTCGTGCACGCCGACGACACCCGGCTGCGCCGGCTCGCCGTCCTCGACGCCGTGATCAACAACGCCGACCGCAAGGGCGGCCATCTGCTGCCCACCGGTGAGGGGCGGCTGTACGGCATCGACCACGGGGTCACCTTCAACGCGGACAACAAGCTGCGCACGCTGCTGTGGGGCTGGGCCGGGGAGCCGCTGACCCCGGAGGCGGTCGAGGTCCTTACCGGGCTGCGGGACGGTCTGGCGCCCGGCGCCCCGCTCGCCACCCGGCTGGCCGAACTCATCACCACCGCCGAGATCGACGCCACGCGCGACCGCGTCGGGGCGATGCTCACCTCGGGGAAGCATCCGGAACCGAGCGGGGAGTGGCCGGCGATTCCTTGGCCACCGGTGTGAGGCCACCACCGGTGTGAGGCCGTCGGCCGGGTGGGGCCACCACCGGTGTGAGGCCGTCGGCCGGGTGGGGCCGTCGCTCCGAGGCCGCCGCCTGTCCGCCGCCGTCACCTTTCCGGGGTCGCCTGCGGGGCGGGATCACCCGGCGGGCCGGGAGCGCCCGTCGATGTGAGGAACCCGACGTGGCGGATGCGGCCGGGTGGGTGTGTGCGCCTGATACACGCCGGGGGTGCCGCTCTCCTGGCGTCATCGGCGCACACCCGTGCGACAACACCCTCGACGTACGGTCATATGACCCGATATGCGCAGGTGTGCGGGCCTGTCGGTTGCGCCGAGACCCGGCTCCGCCGCTCCGGCGCGGGCCGGGAAGGGGCGCCGATGCACAGTGCGAGGCGTCCCACAAGAGGGCCTTACGAGCCGTCAGTCCTGGTCCGGTTCGTATACGGAAGTTCCGTCCGGTTAGGCTCATGACATGCATGCCTGGCCCGCTTCTGAGGTCCCCGCCCTGCCCGGCGAGGGCCGCGACCTCCGGATCCACGACACCGCGACCGGCGGTCTGGTCACTCTCGACCCCGGTCCCGTCGCCCGTATCTACGTCTGCGGCATCACGCCGTACGACGCGACCCACATGGGTCACGCGGCGACCTACAACGCGTTCGACCTCGTTCAGCGCGTGTGGCTCGACACCAAGCGGCAGGTTCACTACGTCCAGAACGTGACCGACGTCGACGACCCGCTCCTGGAGCGTGCGGAGCGCGACGGCGTCGACTGGGTGGGACTCGCCGAGCAGGAGACCGCCCTCTTCCGTGAGGACATGACCGCCCTGCGGATGCTTCCGCCGCGGCACTACATAGGCGCCGTCGAGGCCATACCCGGCATCGTGCCGCTCGTCGAGCGGCTGCGGGACGCGGGGGCCGCGTACGAGCTCGAAGGGGACGTGTACTTCTCCGTCGAGTCCGACCCCGACTTCGGCAAGGTGTCCGGCCTGGACGCCGCCACGATGCGTCTGCTGTCCGCCGAGCGGGGTGGTGACCCGGACCGTCCGGGCAAGAAGAACCCGCTCGACCCGATGCTCTGGATGACCGCGAGGGAGGGCGAGCCGAGCTGGGACGGCGGCTCGCTCGGGCGCGGCCGGCCCGGCTGGCACATCGAGTGCGTGGCCATCGCCCTGGACCACCTGGGGATGGGCTTCGACGTGCAGGGCGGCGGCTCCGACCTCGCCTTCCCGCACCACGAGATGGGCGCCTCGCACGCCCAGGTGCTCACCGGCGAGTTCCCGATGGCCAAGGCGTACGTCCACGCCGGCATGGTCGGGCTGCACGGCGAGAAGATGTCGAAGTCGAAGGGCAACCTCGTCTTCGTGTCCGGCCTGCGGCGCGACGGGGTCGACCCGGCCGCCATCCGGCTCGCGCTCCTCGCCCACCACTACCGCACCGACTGGGAGTGGACGGACACCGTCCTCGCGGACGCGGTCGCCCGCCTGGAGAACTGGCGCGCCGCCGTGTCCCGGCCCGACGGTCCGTCCGCCGAGGCACTCGTCGAGGAGATCCGCGACGCCCTGGCGAACGACCTGGACGCGCCGGCCGCGCTCGCCGCGGTCGACCGCTGGGCCGCGCTCCAGCACGAGCGGGGTGGCACGGACGAGGGCGCCCCCGGCGTGGTCTCCCGCGCCGTGGACGCCCTGCTGGGTGTCGCCCTGTAGCCGCTCGGTTCCG includes:
- a CDS encoding ferritin-like domain-containing protein; this encodes MLSAKSLFQEILDNDESFRLFCSIAASGESQGGWENGRIAALVPPDERGLAPKIARHGADEDKHGRIFNALMRKRGLAPVAVPADTDYTMLLERRGIGLAHEKLRSERPLSVRDIVTYLAHSRVTEQRASEQMDLLRRHFADHPELGRAVRMISDDEDRHLAYCHEELLRFASAGHGRAIQGTLRACALAEIRVYRDVSLAVTAHMGRILGWPRTKAATLTAGVHAVYAYERAGGWRRMVSLRMPDRRDALGGPPAAAHEFA
- the corA gene encoding magnesium/cobalt transporter CorA — translated: MIVDWAIYRAGRRTEGPEDLSDALDTARAEGDAFVWIGLNEPTEQEFDLVSSEFGLHPLAVEDALKAHQRPKLEVYDDSLFMVLKPVCYEPESDVVTAGEVMVFVGDSFVVTVRHGESSPLAAVRRRLEADPESLRRGPTTVLYSIADATVDHYLEVATELGADLEELEAEVFSPSVGGSRNTASRIYAFKRQVMEFRRATGPLAVPLTRLAGTGATGTAVPFVNAAAQPFFRDVNDHLTRVNESVEGLDRLVSDILSAHLAQMSVRQNDDMRKISAWAAMAAVPTLIAGVYGMNFDHMPELHWLWGYPAVVLGMITLEILLYRLFKRRGWL
- a CDS encoding histidine phosphatase family protein; protein product: MPTLILVRHGRSTANTAGLLAGWTPGVALDERGAQQAAALPGRLAALPLSEVVTSPLQRCQETVQPLLDARPELRAHTDERIGEAHYGDWSGRKLAELRDEPLMEVVQAHPSAAAFPGGESMRAMQTRAAEAVREWNARVERDHGSDAVYLMCSHGDIIKSLVADALGLHLDLFQRISVEPCSITAIRYTRLRPFLVRLGDTGDLASLAPREEPPSGDAPVGGGAGAP
- a CDS encoding DUF3090 domain-containing protein; the encoded protein is MSRQVFLYDPPDRFVAGTVGLPGRRTFFLQASSGPRVTSVALEKTQVAALAERMDELLDEVVRRTGGIAPVPAVASGEVSDTAPLDTPVEEEFRVGTMALAWDGDEQRMIVEAQALVELDADSDEDLADAEERLLQDEENGPPMLRVRLTGAQARAFAKRALDVVNAGRPPCPLCSLPLDPEGHVCPRQNGYRRGA
- a CDS encoding SCO1664 family protein translates to MSAPERIPPRSVTTADLLAQGELKVRGQIREASNAVLYCSVSYEGRDAFCVYKPVAGERPLWDFPDGTLAQREVAAYEVSEATGWGLVPTTVLRDGPYGEGMCQLWVEASPEDDGAGLLALVDDEEPAEGWKAIGFAEVGEGRTALLVHADDTRLRRLAVLDAVINNADRKGGHLLPTGEGRLYGIDHGVTFNADNKLRTLLWGWAGEPLTPEAVEVLTGLRDGLAPGAPLATRLAELITTAEIDATRDRVGAMLTSGKHPEPSGEWPAIPWPPV
- the mshC gene encoding cysteine--1-D-myo-inosityl 2-amino-2-deoxy-alpha-D-glucopyranoside ligase, which translates into the protein MHAWPASEVPALPGEGRDLRIHDTATGGLVTLDPGPVARIYVCGITPYDATHMGHAATYNAFDLVQRVWLDTKRQVHYVQNVTDVDDPLLERAERDGVDWVGLAEQETALFREDMTALRMLPPRHYIGAVEAIPGIVPLVERLRDAGAAYELEGDVYFSVESDPDFGKVSGLDAATMRLLSAERGGDPDRPGKKNPLDPMLWMTAREGEPSWDGGSLGRGRPGWHIECVAIALDHLGMGFDVQGGGSDLAFPHHEMGASHAQVLTGEFPMAKAYVHAGMVGLHGEKMSKSKGNLVFVSGLRRDGVDPAAIRLALLAHHYRTDWEWTDTVLADAVARLENWRAAVSRPDGPSAEALVEEIRDALANDLDAPAALAAVDRWAALQHERGGTDEGAPGVVSRAVDALLGVAL